In a genomic window of Roseiflexus castenholzii DSM 13941:
- a CDS encoding carbohydrate kinase family protein: MRRIIVTGSLAYDYIMVFPGSFQDHIVPEMLHKLTVSFLVDTMRRMRGGVAGNIAYTLALLGERPLVLASAGQDFGEYRAWMERQGIDTSGIVEVAEDFTASCFINTDRNNNQIVAFYPGAASYSRHLSLEQLNLGPDDMVIISPTDPEAMVRHADECRRMGAMFVFDPGKQTPRLSGEQILAGLHGATVLVGNDYEFAMMAQATGRSVEALLQAAPVTVVTRGEHGSTIYDQRCHEVYDVPPAPVERVVDPTGAGDAYLGGLVFGLARGMPLPVAGRVAALAASYAIERRGCQEHSYTPDEFAARYERVFGRAPELTQGSTVSSLR, encoded by the coding sequence ATGCGTCGTATCATTGTCACCGGCTCGCTTGCCTACGACTATATCATGGTGTTTCCCGGATCATTTCAGGATCATATCGTGCCAGAGATGCTTCATAAGTTGACCGTCAGCTTTCTGGTCGATACCATGCGCCGCATGCGCGGTGGGGTGGCGGGGAATATTGCCTACACACTGGCGTTGCTTGGAGAGCGCCCACTGGTGCTGGCAAGCGCAGGACAGGATTTCGGCGAGTATCGCGCCTGGATGGAGCGTCAGGGCATCGATACAAGCGGCATTGTCGAGGTGGCCGAAGATTTTACCGCGTCGTGCTTTATCAACACGGATCGCAATAACAATCAGATCGTGGCCTTCTATCCGGGTGCAGCGAGTTATTCGCGTCATCTGTCGCTTGAGCAGTTGAACCTGGGACCCGATGATATGGTGATCATCTCGCCAACCGACCCGGAGGCAATGGTGCGTCATGCGGATGAGTGTCGCCGCATGGGCGCGATGTTCGTTTTCGACCCCGGCAAACAGACGCCACGCCTGAGCGGTGAGCAGATTCTGGCTGGCTTGCACGGCGCAACGGTGCTGGTTGGAAATGACTATGAGTTTGCAATGATGGCGCAGGCAACCGGACGATCCGTTGAAGCACTGTTGCAGGCAGCGCCTGTGACCGTCGTGACCCGCGGGGAACATGGGTCGACGATTTATGATCAGCGGTGCCATGAGGTCTACGATGTGCCGCCGGCGCCGGTTGAGCGAGTGGTCGATCCGACCGGCGCCGGCGATGCCTACCTTGGCGGACTCGTGTTCGGTCTGGCGCGCGGGATGCCGCTGCCGGTTGCGGGGCGTGTGGCTGCACTGGCTGCATCATATGCCATCGAGCGTCGCGGGTGTCAGGAGCATTCCTACACGCCGGATGAGTTCGCGGCGCGGTACGAGCGCGTCTTCGGGCGCGCGCCAGAATTGACGCAGGGCAGCACAGTATCGTCGCTACGGTAA
- a CDS encoding uroporphyrinogen decarboxylase/cobalamine-independent methonine synthase family protein — MPLPFYPACLPLSLGALPYRSAVQALDVARRYAGTLLAWPQLPQRSFREQCLVQSIIGFPGLVVDAAAFRVYVDRREAERRLDALLLAYLEHTIDYAALSADDAAGLAEIVRIGGGRDLRAVKGQILGPISVALQMTDEHEQPLIYDDMLFDAIAHMLRLRVAWQELRLSEIAPATIMCIDEPLLEAVASPFFPHDWDRVAGQIDDVLAGISGCRALYTRGNVDLNHLMHTSVELLIAESAVYRRLCASGCDELSAFLERGGMVGIGIIPSDANRLASVSVDSLFEEFASLLDDFTSQGVARDRMLQQMVISPAQSLGYLDSASAERALYLLAGVSQRIREEYALI, encoded by the coding sequence ATGCCGCTGCCCTTCTATCCAGCATGCCTGCCGTTGTCGCTTGGCGCCCTGCCGTATCGCAGCGCTGTACAGGCGCTCGATGTCGCGCGCCGGTATGCAGGAACGCTGCTTGCCTGGCCGCAGTTGCCGCAGCGAAGTTTTCGTGAACAGTGTCTGGTGCAGAGCATCATCGGCTTTCCTGGTCTGGTGGTTGATGCTGCGGCGTTTCGGGTGTACGTTGATCGTCGTGAAGCGGAACGTCGGCTCGACGCGCTGTTGCTCGCGTACCTCGAACACACGATCGACTACGCGGCGCTCAGCGCCGATGACGCCGCCGGTCTCGCTGAAATAGTGCGCATTGGCGGAGGTCGTGATCTCCGCGCAGTCAAGGGGCAGATTCTGGGACCGATCAGCGTGGCGCTGCAAATGACCGATGAACATGAGCAACCGTTGATCTATGATGATATGCTGTTCGATGCGATCGCGCACATGCTACGGTTGCGCGTGGCATGGCAGGAGTTGCGGTTGAGCGAGATCGCCCCGGCCACCATCATGTGCATCGATGAACCGCTGCTTGAAGCGGTGGCGTCGCCGTTCTTTCCGCACGATTGGGATCGTGTCGCCGGGCAGATCGACGATGTGCTGGCAGGGATTAGCGGTTGTCGGGCGCTGTACACACGCGGCAACGTCGATCTTAATCACCTGATGCACACATCGGTCGAGTTGTTGATCGCCGAAAGCGCCGTGTACCGACGCCTGTGCGCCTCGGGGTGCGATGAATTGAGCGCGTTCCTCGAACGCGGCGGCATGGTCGGTATTGGGATCATTCCTTCCGATGCCAACCGCCTGGCGTCGGTGTCGGTTGATTCGCTCTTCGAGGAATTTGCCTCATTATTGGATGATTTCACATCACAGGGCGTCGCCCGCGATCGCATGCTGCAACAGATGGTTATATCGCCGGCGCAGTCGCTTGGCTATCTCGATAGCGCCAGCGCCGAACGGGCCTTGTATCTGCTTGCTGGCGTTTCCCAGCGGATTCGTGAGGAATATGCATTGATCTGA
- the metK gene encoding methionine adenosyltransferase: protein MSTSFMKSPRLFFTSESVTEGHPDKICDQVSDAVLDAFLSHDPRARVACETATTTGLIVVIGEVTYEQGYIPIEEIVRKTIKDIGYTDAAYGFDADTCGVMVAIHGQSPDIAQGVNRALEVRSDGQVTEEEVATIGAGDQGMMFGFACNETPELMPLPIALAHRIGRRLSRLRKDGVLPYLRPDGKSQVTIEYSYGRPVRVDTVLVSNQHAPDVTQEQIRHDIIHHVIHEVIPNDLLDEKTKYFVNPTGRFVIGGPMGDSGLTGRKIIVDTYGGMARHGGGAFSGKDPTKVDRSAAYACRWVAKNVVAAGLADRFEIQVSYAIGVARPLSISVECFGTNKVPEETIVRLIDEHFDLRPGAIIRDLRLRRPIYRPTAAYGHFGRDDIDAPWEQTDRAEALRRAAGL from the coding sequence ATGTCAACATCCTTCATGAAATCGCCACGCCTCTTCTTCACCTCAGAATCGGTGACCGAAGGGCACCCGGACAAAATCTGCGATCAGGTGTCGGATGCCGTACTCGACGCTTTTCTGTCGCATGATCCGCGTGCGCGCGTCGCCTGTGAAACCGCGACGACCACTGGACTGATCGTTGTCATCGGTGAAGTCACCTATGAGCAGGGGTACATCCCTATCGAAGAGATTGTTCGCAAGACTATCAAGGATATCGGCTATACCGACGCTGCGTATGGCTTCGACGCCGATACCTGTGGCGTGATGGTTGCCATCCATGGGCAATCGCCGGACATTGCGCAGGGTGTGAATCGGGCGCTGGAGGTGCGCAGTGATGGGCAGGTGACCGAGGAAGAAGTCGCAACCATCGGCGCGGGCGATCAGGGGATGATGTTTGGATTCGCCTGTAATGAGACGCCAGAGTTGATGCCATTGCCGATTGCGCTGGCGCACCGGATTGGTCGGCGCCTGTCGCGGCTGCGCAAGGATGGCGTGCTGCCCTACCTGCGTCCCGATGGCAAAAGCCAGGTGACCATCGAGTATTCGTATGGGCGCCCGGTGCGCGTCGATACGGTGCTGGTCAGCAATCAGCACGCTCCTGATGTGACCCAGGAACAGATTCGCCACGACATCATTCACCATGTCATCCATGAAGTTATTCCAAATGACCTGCTCGATGAGAAAACGAAGTATTTCGTCAATCCAACCGGGCGCTTCGTCATTGGCGGTCCGATGGGCGACAGCGGACTGACGGGACGCAAAATCATCGTGGATACATACGGCGGCATGGCGCGCCACGGCGGTGGCGCCTTTTCGGGCAAAGACCCGACGAAAGTTGATCGTTCCGCTGCCTACGCCTGTCGCTGGGTTGCCAAGAACGTTGTGGCTGCCGGTCTGGCGGATCGCTTCGAGATTCAGGTGTCCTATGCGATTGGCGTCGCCCGTCCGCTCTCGATCAGCGTCGAATGCTTCGGCACCAATAAAGTTCCCGAAGAAACGATCGTCAGGCTGATCGATGAACACTTCGACCTGCGACCTGGCGCGATTATCCGCGATTTGCGCCTGCGCCGACCGATCTATCGTCCGACAGCCGCTTACGGACACTTTGGGCGCGACGACATCGATGCGCCGTGGGAACAGACCGACCGCGCCGAGGCGCTGCGACGCGCGGCGGGGCTGTAG
- the ahcY gene encoding adenosylhomocysteinase, whose translation MGKNFDIKDASLAEYGRRRIDWAEAEMPVLRQIRERFASERPLKGVRLSACLHVTAETANLMRTLAAGGADVVLCASNPLSTQDDVAASLVVHDEIPVYAIKGEDHETYYQHITAALDHNPHITMDDGADLVTGVLKQRPDLIPAMLGSTEETTTGVIRLKAMAADGVLKFPVIAVNDSDTKHLFDNRYGTGQSTLDGILRATNVLLAGKTFVVGGYGYCSRGIAERARGMGANVIVTEVNPIRALEAAMDGYRVMPMREAVKVADFVVTATGNKNVLDAEDFAVMKDGCIVANSGHFNVEINIPDLEALSVEKRQPRAFVDQYILKDGRRINLLGEGRLINLASAEGHPSAVMDMSFANQALASEYLLTHKGKLPNGVHALPKEVDREIASLKLKSMGIMIDTLTPEQAKYLASWEEGT comes from the coding sequence ATGGGGAAGAATTTCGATATTAAGGATGCCAGCCTGGCAGAGTATGGTCGCCGCCGGATCGATTGGGCTGAAGCCGAAATGCCGGTGCTGCGCCAGATTCGTGAGCGCTTTGCCAGCGAGCGTCCACTCAAGGGCGTGCGTCTGTCTGCCTGCCTCCACGTGACGGCAGAAACTGCCAATCTGATGCGAACGCTCGCCGCCGGCGGCGCCGACGTGGTGCTCTGCGCGTCCAATCCGCTCTCCACGCAGGACGATGTCGCCGCTTCGCTCGTCGTGCACGACGAAATCCCGGTCTACGCTATCAAGGGCGAAGACCACGAAACGTATTACCAACATATCACCGCCGCACTCGACCACAATCCGCACATCACGATGGACGACGGCGCCGACCTGGTGACCGGCGTACTCAAACAGCGTCCTGACTTAATCCCCGCGATGCTGGGCAGCACCGAGGAAACGACAACCGGCGTCATCCGCCTCAAGGCGATGGCAGCCGATGGCGTGCTGAAGTTTCCGGTCATCGCCGTCAACGATAGCGATACCAAGCATCTGTTCGATAATCGTTACGGCACCGGGCAGAGCACGCTCGATGGCATTCTGCGCGCTACGAATGTGCTACTTGCCGGAAAAACCTTTGTGGTCGGCGGCTATGGCTACTGCTCACGCGGCATTGCCGAACGCGCACGGGGCATGGGCGCGAATGTCATTGTGACGGAAGTCAATCCAATCCGGGCACTGGAAGCCGCGATGGATGGCTACCGCGTCATGCCGATGCGTGAAGCCGTGAAGGTTGCCGATTTCGTCGTCACGGCGACCGGCAACAAGAATGTCCTCGATGCGGAAGACTTCGCCGTCATGAAAGACGGGTGCATTGTCGCCAACTCGGGGCATTTCAACGTCGAGATCAATATTCCCGATCTGGAAGCGCTGTCGGTTGAGAAGCGCCAACCACGCGCATTTGTCGATCAGTACATCCTCAAGGATGGACGCCGGATCAACCTGCTCGGTGAAGGGCGCCTGATCAATCTGGCAAGCGCCGAAGGGCACCCCAGCGCCGTTATGGATATGTCGTTCGCCAATCAAGCCCTGGCAAGCGAGTATCTGTTGACCCACAAAGGGAAACTGCCGAACGGCGTGCATGCGCTGCCGAAAGAAGTGGATCGCGAAATTGCGTCGCTCAAACTCAAGTCGATGGGTATCATGATCGATACGCTCACGCCTGAACAGGCGAAATACCTGGCTTCCTGGGAAGAAGGAACGTAA
- a CDS encoding ABC transporter permease, protein MTAPTRRVFTPSPPDRPRFTVADGVILLIIVGLLALGIWAAESAPAEVRGPEISLSISALPFYALHSVGRMAAAYVLSLVFTLIYGYVAAYNPRAERVLMPLLDVLQSVPILSFLPIVLLSLTAILPEGIAVELASIVLIFTSQVWNMTFAWYQSLTTVPRELREASAIFRFTRWRRLTVLELPFGALALIWNSMMSWAGGWFFLMAAEIFTLGARDFRLPGLGAYLQTAANEENLTAIGYGIATLVVVIVLLDQLVWRPLLVWADRFKLEMVESDNPPQSWFYDLVQRAALNNAVAGAVAPIGRVFDALMDRLLPLPRSLNAETNRRFSVGWLVFAAIIVAALAGVLFGGRLLLQVSLDQWIDIGIGIGATFLRVVAALTIALLWTAPLGVYIGTQPRAAAVLQPIVQIVASIPATALFPVLVLALLAVPGGLNVAAVLLMLLGTQWYLLFNVIAGAAAIPQDLRYTTDLLQLSGWQRWRTLILPALFPYLITGMITASGGAWNASIVAEYVVFGGQAYQSIGVGAQITSATADGDYPRLLAATLAMVVTVVAINRLVWRRLYRLAENVYRME, encoded by the coding sequence ATGACTGCGCCAACTCGACGAGTGTTCACGCCGTCCCCGCCTGACAGGCCTCGCTTTACCGTGGCGGATGGCGTGATTCTGCTCATCATTGTCGGGCTGCTTGCGCTTGGCATCTGGGCTGCCGAGTCTGCTCCCGCCGAAGTGCGCGGACCGGAGATCAGCCTGTCAATCAGTGCGTTACCGTTCTATGCGTTGCATTCGGTTGGGCGCATGGCGGCAGCGTATGTGCTATCGCTCGTGTTTACCCTGATCTACGGCTACGTTGCCGCCTACAATCCACGCGCCGAGCGGGTGCTCATGCCGTTGCTCGATGTGTTGCAGAGTGTGCCGATCCTCTCGTTCCTGCCGATCGTCCTGCTGAGTCTCACGGCGATCCTGCCAGAGGGGATTGCGGTCGAATTGGCGTCTATTGTGCTCATCTTCACCAGCCAGGTCTGGAACATGACCTTCGCCTGGTATCAGTCGCTGACGACCGTGCCGCGCGAACTGCGCGAAGCGAGTGCGATCTTCCGTTTTACCCGCTGGCGCCGGTTGACGGTGCTGGAACTGCCATTTGGCGCTCTGGCATTGATCTGGAACAGTATGATGAGCTGGGCAGGCGGTTGGTTCTTCCTTATGGCCGCCGAGATTTTTACGCTTGGCGCGCGCGACTTTCGCCTGCCCGGACTGGGCGCCTATTTGCAGACGGCTGCCAATGAAGAGAACCTGACCGCCATTGGCTACGGCATCGCCACGCTGGTCGTCGTCATTGTACTGCTCGATCAACTGGTCTGGCGTCCATTGCTCGTCTGGGCGGATCGTTTCAAACTCGAAATGGTCGAGAGCGACAATCCGCCGCAGTCGTGGTTCTACGATCTGGTGCAACGCGCTGCGCTGAACAACGCAGTTGCCGGCGCAGTCGCTCCGATAGGGCGCGTGTTCGATGCGTTGATGGACCGCTTGCTGCCGCTGCCCCGTAGTCTCAACGCCGAAACAAACCGTCGCTTCAGTGTTGGATGGCTGGTCTTTGCCGCCATTATCGTAGCGGCGCTGGCGGGCGTGCTGTTTGGCGGGCGGTTGCTGCTCCAGGTTTCGCTTGATCAGTGGATCGACATTGGCATCGGGATCGGCGCGACGTTCCTGCGCGTTGTGGCAGCGCTGACAATTGCGCTGCTCTGGACGGCGCCGCTTGGCGTCTATATCGGCACGCAACCGCGCGCGGCGGCAGTGCTTCAGCCAATCGTGCAGATCGTCGCTTCCATTCCGGCAACGGCGCTCTTCCCGGTGCTGGTGCTGGCGCTGCTCGCCGTGCCCGGCGGGTTGAATGTTGCGGCGGTGCTGCTCATGCTGCTCGGCACGCAGTGGTACCTGCTGTTCAATGTTATTGCCGGCGCTGCGGCCATTCCGCAGGATTTACGCTACACGACCGACCTGTTGCAACTGAGTGGTTGGCAGCGCTGGCGCACGCTGATCCTGCCGGCGCTCTTTCCGTACCTGATCACCGGCATGATCACCGCCAGCGGAGGCGCCTGGAATGCCAGCATCGTCGCGGAATACGTCGTCTTTGGCGGGCAGGCGTACCAGAGTATTGGCGTCGGTGCGCAGATTACATCCGCCACAGCCGACGGCGACTACCCGCGCCTCCTGGCGGCGACGCTGGCAATGGTTGTCACGGTTGTGGCAATCAATCGCCTCGTCTGGCGGCGTCTCTATCGTCTGGCGGAAAACGTCTATCGCATGGAATGA
- a CDS encoding transposase family protein has product MSVREPPMPACPLPTAVGLLSSLRKENRIGVSCRNTTWEYAMIAYHPNSLLGHLAPAPDPRRRSGRRYPLPSLLGVVILGMLHGQDALHSAWTWAHGRWGARWRPLGAHSPHFPAYNTVRDLLACVDADDLDRRLRPWMERLLGMPVGGIRADGKVLGGSKRAGAPALHGVELVTHTTGMALAQREAVGGPVGAAHGSALGRAHGQYGCGLPECRRHPNHCAGTRQLPGRCQRRSG; this is encoded by the coding sequence ATGAGCGTGAGGGAACCACCGATGCCTGCCTGCCCCCTCCCTACAGCCGTAGGGCTTCTCAGTTCTCTAAGGAAAGAGAATAGAATAGGAGTCTCGTGCCGCAACACCACGTGGGAGTACGCAATGATTGCCTATCATCCGAACAGTTTGCTGGGACACTTGGCGCCGGCGCCCGATCCCCGTCGGCGATCTGGTCGACGGTATCCGCTGCCAAGCCTGCTGGGGGTGGTCATACTCGGCATGTTGCATGGACAAGACGCGCTGCATAGCGCGTGGACATGGGCGCATGGGCGTTGGGGCGCGCGCTGGCGTCCACTTGGGGCCCACAGTCCGCATTTCCCCGCCTACAATACGGTACGGGACCTGCTGGCATGCGTGGATGCGGACGACCTGGATCGGCGGCTGCGTCCCTGGATGGAGCGACTGCTTGGCATGCCCGTGGGCGGGATCAGGGCCGATGGCAAGGTCTTAGGGGGGAGCAAACGCGCCGGGGCGCCCGCCCTGCATGGCGTCGAACTCGTCACCCATACCACGGGGATGGCGCTCGCCCAACGCGAGGCCGTCGGCGGCCCTGTTGGCGCTGCTCACGGAAGCGCCCTTGGACGGGCGCATGGTCAGTATGGATGCGGGCTTCCTGAATGCCGCCGTCACCCAAACCATTGTGCAGGAACACGGCAATTGCCTGGGCGGTGTCAAAGGCGATCAGGCTGA
- a CDS encoding ABC transporter ATP-binding protein: MATSNGAVLVELKNVAQRYGRGEKRFTAIEHINLTIREGEFVALLGPSGCGKSTLLRIITGLNRPSDGEVRYRGKSLNGVNPYATIVFQSFALFPWLTVEGNVTVAMRARGMPAEQARARAIELIDLVGLDGFEQAYPRELSGGMRQKVGIARALAANPELLCLDEPFSALDVLSAETLRGEVLELWTGGQLQIRAVLMVTHNIEEALFMADRIVVMDKGPGRIIAEVPVSLPHPRDRKSESFVALTDRVYGILMGQTQPEHVEFGTEPGQAGRTRALPNADVTELAGLLEHVNSTPTERDDIYQLAEDLGIDFNNLLALVEAAELLGFARVETGDLIITPLGETFADASILARKEIFASRLRRLPFFRWMLRMLEASGERSLRREVLLTALERDFPPVEAEQQLDIASKWGRYAELFGYDDAQGRFFLEEVATPA, encoded by the coding sequence GTGGCGACATCCAACGGCGCAGTGCTGGTCGAACTGAAAAATGTTGCGCAACGCTACGGGCGCGGCGAGAAACGCTTCACCGCTATTGAGCATATCAACCTGACGATTCGCGAGGGAGAGTTCGTTGCGCTGCTCGGTCCGTCGGGTTGCGGTAAAAGCACGCTGCTTCGCATTATCACCGGCTTGAATCGCCCGAGTGACGGCGAGGTGCGCTACCGCGGCAAGTCGCTGAACGGCGTCAATCCGTATGCGACGATTGTCTTTCAGTCGTTTGCGCTTTTTCCGTGGTTAACCGTCGAAGGGAATGTAACTGTCGCCATGCGGGCGCGTGGCATGCCGGCGGAACAGGCGCGCGCCCGCGCCATTGAGTTGATCGATCTCGTTGGCCTCGACGGTTTCGAGCAGGCGTATCCGCGTGAACTGTCGGGCGGCATGCGCCAGAAAGTCGGGATTGCCCGCGCACTCGCAGCCAACCCGGAATTGCTCTGCCTCGATGAGCCGTTCAGTGCACTCGATGTGCTGAGCGCCGAGACGCTGCGCGGCGAAGTGCTCGAACTCTGGACCGGCGGCCAACTCCAGATCCGCGCCGTGCTCATGGTGACCCACAACATCGAAGAAGCGCTCTTCATGGCGGATCGGATCGTCGTGATGGACAAAGGTCCAGGGCGGATCATCGCCGAAGTGCCGGTGTCCCTGCCCCATCCGCGCGACCGCAAATCCGAATCGTTCGTCGCGTTGACCGACCGCGTCTACGGCATTCTCATGGGGCAGACGCAGCCGGAGCACGTCGAGTTCGGCACGGAACCGGGGCAGGCCGGGCGCACACGTGCGCTGCCAAACGCCGATGTCACCGAACTCGCCGGTCTGCTCGAACATGTGAACAGCACTCCCACCGAGCGCGACGATATTTACCAACTGGCAGAAGACCTGGGAATCGATTTCAACAACCTGCTGGCGCTGGTTGAGGCGGCGGAATTGCTTGGCTTCGCCCGTGTCGAGACGGGTGACCTGATCATTACGCCGCTCGGCGAAACGTTTGCCGACGCCAGCATTCTGGCGCGCAAAGAAATCTTTGCGTCGCGGTTACGGCGGTTGCCCTTCTTTCGCTGGATGCTGCGCATGCTGGAAGCGTCGGGTGAACGCTCACTGCGTCGGGAAGTGCTCCTCACTGCTCTGGAGCGCGACTTCCCGCCTGTTGAAGCGGAACAGCAACTCGATATCGCCAGCAAATGGGGGCGCTACGCCGAACTCTTCGGCTACGACGACGCTCAGGGGCGCTTCTTCCTCGAAGAGGTCGCTACCCCCGCATAA
- a CDS encoding PQQ-dependent sugar dehydrogenase, which yields MPRHLLWMMLFLTIAATALPGGSATYAAPGYEIQVVKTGLDRPWSINFAPDGRLFFTARNSGRLYALNTATGNVQTFSGLPPARFRAEQEAGMMGMALDPDFATNGWAYICYSFFDNDGNRRNRLSRFTVNPVSGAVSGERVLIETMVGALYHNGCRVIVSPDNRYLFVSMGDATVPSLAQDLDSTGGKTFRIFKDGSIPTDNPFYDNGRIPRSLIWTYGHRNHQGLAFHPTTGDLWSTEHGPEIMDELNVLIAGRNYGWGWGSGPHYCLGTVNCGSVPDFMPPVAVFNPERTVATSDMVFYTGSAFPEWSGDLFFVTLKTGRLYRLKIDNRTIVEQEILIDGTYGRLRDVTVGPDGFLYISTDETSAQLLRIRPTIERPYRVQLPLVMRG from the coding sequence ATGCCTCGACATTTGTTGTGGATGATGCTGTTTCTGACGATTGCCGCGACGGCATTGCCTGGAGGGAGCGCCACATATGCCGCGCCCGGCTACGAAATCCAGGTGGTGAAGACCGGTCTCGATCGACCGTGGAGTATCAATTTTGCGCCTGATGGGCGGCTATTCTTTACTGCGCGCAACAGTGGTCGCCTGTATGCCCTGAATACCGCAACCGGCAATGTACAGACGTTCAGTGGTCTGCCGCCTGCCCGATTTCGCGCCGAGCAAGAAGCCGGCATGATGGGAATGGCGCTCGACCCCGATTTTGCGACAAACGGCTGGGCGTATATCTGCTACAGCTTCTTCGATAACGACGGCAATCGTCGGAACCGCCTCTCGCGGTTCACGGTCAATCCGGTATCTGGCGCCGTTTCTGGAGAGCGCGTCCTGATTGAGACGATGGTTGGCGCACTCTACCACAATGGCTGTCGCGTGATCGTCTCGCCTGATAACCGGTATCTGTTCGTATCGATGGGCGATGCCACCGTTCCATCACTCGCGCAGGATCTCGACAGCACCGGCGGCAAGACCTTCCGCATCTTCAAAGACGGCAGCATTCCAACTGATAACCCCTTTTACGACAACGGTCGGATACCGCGTTCACTGATCTGGACGTATGGGCACCGCAACCATCAGGGGCTGGCATTCCACCCGACGACCGGCGACCTCTGGAGCACCGAGCACGGACCGGAGATCATGGACGAACTCAACGTCCTGATCGCCGGGCGCAACTACGGCTGGGGTTGGGGGAGCGGACCGCATTATTGCCTGGGAACGGTCAACTGCGGCAGTGTGCCCGATTTCATGCCGCCGGTTGCAGTGTTTAACCCTGAAAGAACGGTTGCCACGTCCGACATGGTTTTCTACACAGGCAGCGCATTCCCTGAATGGTCTGGCGATCTCTTCTTCGTCACGTTGAAAACCGGCAGGCTCTACCGCCTGAAGATCGACAATCGCACGATTGTCGAGCAGGAGATTCTGATCGATGGTACGTATGGTCGCCTGCGCGATGTGACCGTTGGACCGGATGGGTTTCTGTATATATCCACCGACGAGACAAGTGCGCAATTGCTGCGCATCCGTCCGACCATCGAGCGCCCTTATCGCGTCCAACTGCCACTCGTTATGCGGGGGTAG